One Gloeothece verrucosa PCC 7822 DNA window includes the following coding sequences:
- the cysW gene encoding sulfate ABC transporter permease subunit CysW, with amino-acid sequence MQSSKSPQYPLVLLAVGYLALVLFIPAASVFYEAFHKGIGAFIEAASTREFQQAVKMTLIVAAISLPLNTIFGLCAAWVIARNQFRGRALLMSIIDLPFSISPVVAGLMIVLLYGDRNGWFGEWLVSHGMKVVFALPGMVMATIFVTFPFVAREVIPVLEEIGTEQEEAARTLGANDWQVFWNITLPGIRWGLLYGVLLTNARAMGEFGAVAVVSGSIIGRTSTLPIFVEQAYKNYLTEAAFSAAAVLALLGLVTLVLKEILERKTARRGSH; translated from the coding sequence ATGCAATCAAGTAAATCACCTCAGTATCCGTTAGTTTTATTAGCTGTAGGCTATTTAGCCTTAGTGTTATTTATTCCGGCTGCCTCTGTATTTTATGAAGCCTTTCATAAAGGCATAGGAGCTTTTATAGAAGCCGCCAGCACAAGAGAATTTCAACAAGCTGTTAAAATGACCTTGATTGTAGCGGCAATTTCTCTTCCTTTAAATACTATTTTTGGACTCTGTGCCGCCTGGGTAATTGCTCGTAATCAATTTCGAGGACGTGCCTTATTAATGAGTATTATAGATTTGCCCTTTTCCATTTCTCCTGTAGTAGCAGGCTTAATGATTGTTTTACTCTATGGAGACCGTAACGGATGGTTTGGAGAATGGTTAGTTAGTCATGGCATGAAAGTGGTATTTGCCTTACCTGGAATGGTCATGGCGACTATATTTGTTACCTTTCCCTTTGTGGCCCGAGAAGTTATTCCGGTTCTAGAAGAAATAGGCACAGAACAAGAAGAAGCCGCTAGAACTTTAGGCGCAAATGATTGGCAAGTTTTTTGGAATATTACCCTACCGGGAATTCGTTGGGGGTTACTTTATGGTGTGCTGTTAACCAATGCAAGAGCAATGGGAGAATTTGGTGCAGTTGCGGTGGTTTCCGGTAGTATTATCGGTCGCACCTCAACTTTACCTATCTTTGTTGAACAAGCTTACAAAAATTATCTCACTGAAGCGGCGTTTAGTGCTGCGGCTGTTCTCGCTTTATTAGGGTTAGTGACGCTAGTTCTCAAAGAAATTTTAGAACGGAAAACTGCCCGACGAGGAAGCCATTAA
- a CDS encoding sulfate/molybdate ABC transporter ATP-binding protein has translation MSIIVRQVSKKFGSFQALEQINLEVKKGSLVALLGPSGSGKSTLLRAIAGLEKPDSGSIIINGRDTTNLDIRQRNIGFVFQHYALFKHLTVRQNIAFGLEIRKHGRKGIKDKVEELLGLIQLQGLGERYPAQLSGGQRQRVALARALAVQPEVLLLDEPFGALDAKVRKELRAWVRRLHDEVHLTSVFVTHDQEEAMEVADEIVVMNQGRIEQVGTADEIYDHPATPFVMSFVGDVNVLPSHSNFMDLFPDQFHKSVNHSSPLQVYVRPHELDINTIQQPNNISAKVKRITHLGREIQVELELAENMEILANITREQMDSLQLRLQQEVFVKSRKAKLFPVSNNLELQLAAR, from the coding sequence ATGAGTATTATTGTTCGTCAAGTATCAAAAAAATTTGGGAGCTTTCAGGCTTTAGAGCAAATCAACTTAGAAGTTAAAAAAGGTTCATTAGTTGCTCTTTTAGGCCCATCTGGCTCGGGGAAATCCACTCTTTTAAGAGCCATCGCCGGTTTAGAAAAACCTGATAGCGGTTCCATCATTATCAATGGACGAGATACCACTAATTTAGATATCAGACAGCGCAATATCGGTTTTGTGTTTCAACATTATGCGCTCTTCAAACATTTAACCGTTCGCCAGAATATCGCCTTTGGTTTAGAAATTCGTAAACATGGACGCAAAGGAATTAAAGACAAAGTAGAAGAGTTACTCGGTTTAATTCAATTACAGGGGTTAGGTGAGCGCTATCCGGCTCAACTTTCAGGGGGACAACGACAACGGGTAGCCCTAGCTAGAGCTTTAGCGGTACAACCCGAAGTATTATTATTAGATGAACCCTTTGGTGCTTTAGATGCCAAAGTCCGTAAAGAATTACGAGCCTGGGTAAGACGCTTACATGATGAAGTTCACCTAACCAGCGTATTTGTCACTCATGATCAAGAAGAAGCGATGGAAGTTGCCGACGAAATTGTGGTAATGAACCAAGGACGAATTGAACAAGTCGGTACGGCTGATGAAATCTATGATCATCCCGCTACTCCTTTTGTGATGAGTTTTGTCGGCGATGTGAATGTTTTACCGAGTCATTCTAATTTTATGGATCTATTCCCGGATCAGTTCCATAAATCAGTAAATCATTCTTCACCCTTACAAGTCTATGTTCGTCCTCATGAATTAGACATCAATACTATTCAACAGCCAAACAATATATCAGCGAAAGTTAAACGGATTACCCATCTGGGGCGAGAGATTCAGGTAGAATTAGAATTAGCTGAAAATATGGAAATTTTGGCTAATATCACTCGTGAACAAATGGATTCACTTCAATTAAGATTACAGCAAGAGGTTTTTGTTAAATCTCGCAAGGCTAAATTGTTTCCCGTGTCTAATAATTTGGAATTACAATTAGCCGCAAGATAG
- a CDS encoding SUMF1/EgtB/PvdO family nonheme iron enzyme, protein MEKVVSVMLVLLNGVLAYLINQLPAKDELLSSDIPNSLIFWLTGACFALIIWLTLKANSSSSTGTTTNGNWLSSLLPLIGAVILFGLLKFAHLPEQFNQGLFYTSLGLFIVGVFLPVLVLAQGIWPTNQTLFLRISYWVLMGVGVFGVLGFSFKAQWGLVILCLFGTITLILSPILQKLIKNIHQRVTPYYQAWLENLLDKIASKFEFGLWEKISSFENKYSKSLIDKLSSYKVEGFRIGLPVLELEDVFISLQVVTEIPDKVSGSMIQPKINHESHEIWNFLAKIKDFDAYRCLAILGAPGSGKTTLLKYLTLTYAKKNHKKYNVPKFTPVFLYLRDLRHQIITQPPPNLADLIKEQIEKLPASSPLIPPKNWIEEELKQSLVMLDGLDEVADETERDAVSQWVNSQMKTYSKTAFIITSRPHGYTYLEQVGTVLQVLPFNIQQVRQFIKSWYLHTEIRSHAKDNPAVRQDAQQNAEKLIEKIIYNRAIADMATNPLLVTMIATVHYCGSALPGRRVELYEKICSLLLGARQEAKKIQRPLTAKQNQAVLQVLALALMQKQKRTFTLSEGEAIIKQELAQVAGNRLTPHDFLEKEIKRISGLLIERDLGNYEFVHLSFQEYLAAVQVKDLQQDTLLTDNIHDPWWAETIRLYAAQANATTLIEKALENHTVASLCLAYDCRKEGLRVKPTVGQRLDDILERGLESDDAIIAKLAAEVKLSRRLNNLLKIKETLAIDTGYISQAEYFIFAQVKQNNTSGDFQPSQARHPKTDINLTDALAFCAWLTDRALASQTPVYYRLPTINECQSYPPKGQISLNSWTVGNPLTSPPTPLLQGEGSNSLPQVLEYGIRVVEAQLPSEYVILAGYLATSDWQKADRETTAILRQATNDGVLDAAALANLPRETLCILDFLWLSYSGGRFGIGIQLSIWKILKGKPLPKYFPRNFYSQNPNSRTNMFSALDELFVKCRIERSLLRFNFEIVTVNRPGNITQQQTGQACYFIEDLGQNTFLEMVDIPGGTFMMGSSDNDNEKPQHQVTVSPFFMSKYPITQQQWKAVASLPKVKRELHLDPSYFKGDNRPVEKISWLDAVEFCQRLSSKTGRDYQLPSEAQWEYAFDISVA, encoded by the coding sequence ATGGAAAAAGTTGTCAGTGTGATGTTGGTTTTACTGAATGGCGTTTTAGCTTACCTCATTAACCAACTGCCGGCAAAAGACGAGTTATTATCTTCAGATATTCCTAATTCCTTAATATTTTGGCTCACTGGGGCCTGTTTTGCCCTCATTATTTGGCTAACTTTAAAGGCTAATAGTTCATCATCTACAGGAACCACCACTAACGGAAATTGGTTAAGTAGTTTACTTCCTTTAATTGGTGCAGTTATTCTATTTGGATTACTAAAATTTGCTCATCTACCTGAACAATTTAATCAGGGGTTATTTTATACTTCTCTAGGTTTATTTATTGTCGGTGTTTTTCTACCCGTATTAGTATTAGCACAGGGAATCTGGCCAACTAATCAAACTCTATTTTTACGGATTTCCTACTGGGTTTTAATGGGGGTTGGAGTTTTTGGAGTTCTTGGCTTTTCTTTTAAAGCTCAGTGGGGCTTGGTAATCCTCTGCTTGTTCGGCACAATAACTCTAATATTGTCGCCGATTTTGCAAAAGTTAATTAAAAATATACACCAGAGAGTCACGCCCTATTATCAAGCTTGGTTAGAAAATTTATTAGACAAAATAGCCAGTAAATTTGAATTTGGATTATGGGAAAAAATCTCATCATTTGAAAATAAATATTCTAAAAGTTTAATTGACAAATTAAGCAGTTATAAGGTAGAAGGCTTTCGGATTGGCTTACCGGTTTTAGAGTTAGAAGATGTTTTTATTTCTCTCCAAGTTGTCACCGAAATTCCCGATAAGGTTAGCGGCTCCATGATTCAGCCAAAAATAAATCATGAAAGTCATGAAATATGGAATTTTTTAGCCAAAATAAAAGATTTTGATGCTTATCGCTGTTTAGCTATTCTTGGCGCTCCTGGCTCAGGAAAAACCACTCTACTGAAATATTTAACTCTCACCTATGCCAAAAAGAACCATAAAAAATATAATGTACCAAAATTCACCCCTGTATTTTTATATTTGCGGGATTTGCGCCACCAAATTATCACCCAGCCACCTCCCAATTTAGCCGATTTAATTAAAGAACAAATAGAAAAGCTTCCCGCTTCTTCTCCTTTAATTCCCCCTAAGAATTGGATAGAAGAGGAATTAAAACAATCTTTGGTTATGTTAGATGGATTAGATGAAGTAGCCGATGAAACAGAACGAGACGCAGTGAGTCAATGGGTTAATTCTCAAATGAAAACCTACTCTAAAACTGCATTTATTATCACTTCTCGCCCTCATGGTTATACCTATTTAGAACAAGTGGGCACTGTTTTACAAGTGTTGCCTTTTAATATCCAACAGGTGAGGCAATTTATCAAGAGTTGGTATCTCCACACAGAAATTAGAAGCCATGCTAAAGATAACCCGGCTGTTCGCCAAGACGCTCAACAAAATGCTGAGAAATTGATTGAAAAAATTATCTATAACCGAGCTATTGCAGATATGGCGACCAATCCTTTATTAGTCACCATGATTGCAACAGTTCACTACTGTGGGAGTGCTTTACCGGGTAGAAGAGTAGAACTTTATGAAAAAATTTGCAGTCTTCTTTTAGGAGCTAGACAAGAAGCTAAAAAGATACAAAGACCCCTCACTGCCAAGCAAAATCAAGCGGTTTTACAGGTTTTAGCCTTGGCTTTGATGCAAAAGCAAAAAAGAACCTTTACCCTGTCTGAAGGAGAAGCAATTATTAAACAAGAACTGGCTCAAGTCGCCGGAAATCGTCTCACACCTCATGATTTTTTAGAAAAAGAAATTAAACGAATCAGTGGGCTATTAATAGAACGAGATTTAGGTAATTATGAATTTGTCCATTTAAGTTTTCAAGAATATTTAGCCGCCGTTCAGGTGAAAGACTTACAACAAGATACCCTGTTAACTGATAATATTCATGATCCTTGGTGGGCGGAAACCATTCGCCTTTATGCGGCTCAAGCTAATGCTACAACATTAATTGAAAAAGCTTTAGAAAATCACACCGTTGCTTCTCTGTGTTTAGCTTATGATTGCCGTAAAGAAGGGTTGAGAGTTAAACCAACTGTTGGTCAAAGACTTGATGATATTTTAGAGAGAGGATTAGAATCAGATGACGCAATTATTGCCAAGCTTGCCGCAGAGGTTAAATTATCACGCCGGTTGAATAATTTATTGAAAATCAAGGAAACCTTAGCAATAGATACCGGTTATATTAGTCAGGCTGAGTATTTTATTTTTGCCCAAGTAAAACAAAACAACACTTCTGGGGATTTTCAGCCGAGTCAAGCTAGACATCCCAAAACTGACATTAACTTAACAGATGCTTTAGCATTTTGTGCTTGGCTAACTGATAGGGCTTTAGCCAGTCAAACCCCAGTTTATTATAGGCTACCCACGATTAACGAGTGTCAATCCTATCCTCCGAAAGGACAGATAAGCTTGAATAGTTGGACGGTAGGAAATCCCTTGACCTCTCCCCCAACCCCTCTCCTACAAGGAGAGGGGAGCAATTCTTTGCCTCAAGTTTTAGAGTATGGTATTCGAGTTGTTGAGGCACAACTGCCTTCTGAATACGTTATCCTGGCTGGTTACCTTGCAACCAGTGATTGGCAAAAAGCAGACCGTGAAACTACTGCTATCCTGCGTCAGGCTACTAATGATGGGGTACTTGATGCGGCGGCTTTGGCTAACCTCCCCCGTGAAACCCTATGTATTCTTGATTTCCTCTGGTTGTCCTATTCTGGAGGGCGCTTTGGTATCGGAATACAACTTAGCATTTGGAAAATTTTGAAAGGAAAACCACTTCCCAAATACTTTCCCCGTAATTTCTATTCACAAAACCCAAACAGTAGGACAAATATGTTTTCAGCCCTAGATGAGCTATTTGTTAAGTGTCGTATTGAGCGATCACTGCTAAGATTTAACTTTGAGATTGTTACAGTCAACCGTCCTGGAAACATAACTCAACAGCAAACAGGACAAGCTTGTTACTTCATTGAAGATTTAGGTCAAAACACTTTCCTTGAGATGGTTGACATTCCTGGGGGAACATTTATGATGGGGTCATCGGATAATGACAACGAAAAACCCCAACATCAAGTTACCGTATCTCCCTTTTTTATGAGTAAATATCCCATCACTCAGCAACAGTGGAAAGCGGTTGCATCTCTACCGAAAGTTAAACGTGAACTACATTTAGATCCCTCCTACTTTAAAGGAGATAATCGGCCAGTAGAAAAGATATCCTGGTTAGATGCAGTGGAATTTTGTCAACGATTATCGAGCAAAACCGGACGAGACTATCAACTCCCCTCAGAAGCTCAATGGGAATATGCTTTTGACATCTCCGTTGCTTAA
- a CDS encoding RNA-guided endonuclease InsQ/TnpB family protein: protein MYGTKPVKLKVSDAVKAHLTYLCQQSNNLINSSLYLIRQRHFESCETKCYFDREGFYRCGRRDRFLKITYAELCKLMKDELSYKILGGQCAQQTLKTVVESCNSYNGLLKAYWKGEVDKPKVPNYRKKGGLAPITYPAQAISFNLETGKCKLPISCELNNDIKTDLGLTEIWINGCTGITIEQIAEVRIIPKNQSLYVEYVYKVEEPPSIQLDYSLALGIDPGLTNWLTCLSNKGKSFIIDGRKIKSINQNYHRKVAKLKKGNPAKYWDKVLDSVTEKRNNQMRDVINKAAKFVINYCLKHTIGNIVFGWNTGSKNEINIGKKNNQEFVQIPTARLKNRIKELCDYYGIIFTETEEAYSSKASFLDNDLVPRHGEKPSQYKFSGKRIKRGLYRTKNGLLINSDCNGSANILKKVMTQLNLDLAKVTRGALALPKRYDLFTDMKKLYRKTDCGGAF from the coding sequence ATGTATGGGACAAAACCGGTTAAATTAAAAGTATCAGATGCCGTTAAAGCACATTTGACTTATTTATGTCAGCAGTCTAACAACCTAATCAACTCTTCTCTTTATCTAATCCGCCAAAGACATTTTGAATCTTGTGAGACTAAATGTTACTTTGACCGAGAAGGGTTTTATAGATGTGGACGTAGAGATAGATTCCTTAAGATAACTTATGCGGAGTTATGTAAATTAATGAAGGATGAACTTAGTTACAAGATTTTAGGAGGACAATGTGCCCAACAAACATTAAAAACGGTAGTAGAATCCTGTAATAGTTATAACGGTCTTCTAAAAGCTTATTGGAAGGGAGAAGTAGATAAGCCCAAAGTCCCCAATTACAGGAAAAAAGGAGGTTTAGCACCTATTACTTATCCGGCTCAAGCTATATCTTTCAATCTTGAAACAGGTAAGTGCAAACTTCCTATTAGTTGTGAATTAAATAACGATATAAAAACGGATTTGGGATTAACAGAAATTTGGATAAACGGCTGCACTGGAATAACAATAGAACAAATAGCCGAAGTAAGGATCATTCCTAAAAATCAAAGTTTATATGTAGAGTATGTTTACAAAGTTGAAGAACCCCCCTCTATACAACTTGATTATTCTCTAGCATTAGGAATTGACCCAGGTCTAACAAATTGGTTAACTTGCTTGTCAAATAAAGGAAAAAGTTTTATCATTGATGGCAGAAAAATTAAATCTATCAATCAAAATTATCATCGTAAAGTAGCCAAGCTTAAAAAAGGTAACCCGGCTAAATATTGGGATAAAGTGCTAGATAGCGTAACAGAAAAAAGGAATAACCAAATGAGAGACGTTATTAATAAAGCAGCGAAATTTGTAATTAATTACTGTCTTAAACATACAATAGGCAATATTGTTTTTGGTTGGAACACTGGGAGTAAAAACGAAATTAATATAGGCAAAAAGAACAACCAAGAATTTGTCCAAATTCCCACAGCCAGACTTAAGAATAGAATTAAGGAGTTATGCGATTATTATGGGATAATTTTTACTGAAACTGAAGAAGCGTACTCTTCTAAAGCAAGTTTTCTTGATAATGATTTAGTGCCTAGACATGGTGAAAAACCCAGTCAGTACAAATTTTCAGGAAAAAGAATAAAAAGAGGGCTGTATCGTACAAAAAATGGGCTATTAATTAATAGTGACTGTAACGGTTCAGCTAATATTTTAAAAAAGGTAATGACACAGCTAAACCTAGATTTAGCCAAGGTCACTAGGGGAGCTTTGGCACTCCCAAAACGGTACGATTTATTCACAGACATGAAAAAATTATATCGTAAGACCGATTGCGGAGGCGCGTTTTAA
- a CDS encoding Uma2 family endonuclease, whose amino-acid sequence MIDPTLTYEDYLNPDVSQLVTEDDTPVDNFASQKQQRLLTSVLYSAKADEIFIAAANVGIYHALGQPPIVPDVFLSLDVQVPPNWWEKSHRCYLMWQFGKPPEVVIEIVSNQEGEELGKKLGIYEQMRASYYVVYDPSHQLGEKVLQIFELRGRRYFQTDQTWLEQVGLGLTLWEGKFEGREDTWLRWCYQDGNVLLTGDERAQNAEQQAQNAEQRAQNAEERARLLAEQLKALGVDPDQL is encoded by the coding sequence ATGATAGACCCTACTTTAACTTATGAGGATTACCTCAACCCTGATGTTAGCCAATTAGTGACCGAGGATGATACCCCTGTGGATAACTTCGCTTCACAAAAGCAACAGCGCCTCTTAACCAGCGTTCTCTACAGTGCTAAAGCTGATGAAATTTTTATTGCTGCGGCTAATGTAGGAATATATCACGCTCTCGGTCAGCCGCCGATTGTTCCTGATGTGTTTTTAAGTTTAGATGTGCAAGTGCCGCCAAACTGGTGGGAAAAATCCCATCGTTGTTATTTAATGTGGCAATTTGGCAAGCCGCCAGAAGTGGTTATTGAAATAGTTTCTAACCAGGAAGGGGAAGAATTAGGGAAAAAGTTAGGGATTTATGAGCAAATGCGGGCGAGTTATTATGTTGTTTATGATCCCAGTCATCAGCTAGGAGAGAAGGTTTTACAGATTTTTGAACTGAGAGGAAGGCGCTATTTTCAAACTGATCAAACTTGGTTAGAACAAGTGGGTTTAGGGCTAACTTTATGGGAGGGAAAATTTGAGGGAAGAGAGGATACTTGGTTACGTTGGTGCTATCAGGATGGTAATGTTCTCTTAACTGGAGATGAACGCGCCCAAAATGCCGAACAACAGGCCCAAAATGCCGAACAACGCGCCCAAAATGCCGAAGAAAGAGCAAGACTCCTGGCTGAACAATTAAAGGCGCTAGGGGTTGATCCCGATCAGTTGTAA
- a CDS encoding homogentisate 1,2-dioxygenase, whose translation MPYYKKLGNIPSKRHVQFRQPDGSLYHEELISTRGFSGIQSLLYHVHPPTGLCKLLHSKKVELVYEEQDALHHRHLRTAKVTSKGDAIDSRVPLMANGDVCISIACPTLPMSYWYRFGNGDELIFIHEGTGILESQFGIVRYGPGDYLVIPTGVLWRILPDENPQRMLVIEANSHIEPPARYLNRYGQFLEHSPYNERDLGLPEELITYDEKGEFEVRVKTGDFLCSYLYQYHPLDVVGWDGYLYPYRFNIEDFEPIVGRIHQPPPVHQTFESAGFVVCSFVPRLFDFHPLAIPAPYNHSNIDSDEVLYYVRGNFMSRKGIEEASITLHPRGLPHGPHPGMYEGAIGKQKTDELAVMIDTFRPLRLTKQALLLEDSEYLYSWMI comes from the coding sequence ATGCCTTATTACAAGAAGTTAGGGAATATACCATCAAAGCGGCACGTTCAGTTTCGCCAACCTGACGGGTCTTTATATCATGAAGAATTAATTAGCACTCGGGGGTTTTCGGGTATTCAGTCTCTACTGTATCATGTACATCCCCCCACTGGACTTTGTAAACTATTGCACTCAAAAAAAGTTGAGCTTGTCTATGAAGAACAGGATGCCTTACATCACCGCCATTTACGGACGGCAAAAGTAACAAGTAAAGGGGATGCCATAGATTCTCGGGTTCCTTTAATGGCCAATGGAGATGTCTGCATTTCGATAGCTTGTCCTACTCTTCCGATGTCTTATTGGTATCGTTTTGGCAATGGGGATGAACTGATTTTTATTCACGAAGGCACTGGGATTTTAGAGAGTCAGTTTGGTATTGTGCGTTATGGTCCGGGGGATTATTTGGTCATACCTACCGGTGTGCTTTGGCGTATTCTTCCTGATGAAAACCCCCAGAGAATGCTAGTTATAGAGGCTAATAGCCATATTGAGCCGCCAGCGCGTTATCTCAACCGTTACGGTCAATTTTTGGAACATTCCCCTTATAATGAGCGCGACCTGGGTCTGCCGGAGGAATTGATCACTTATGATGAAAAAGGAGAATTTGAAGTCCGAGTCAAAACTGGAGACTTCCTCTGTAGCTATCTGTATCAATATCATCCTTTAGATGTGGTGGGATGGGATGGTTATCTTTATCCCTATCGCTTTAATATTGAAGATTTTGAACCCATTGTCGGACGTATTCACCAACCGCCGCCAGTACATCAAACCTTTGAAAGTGCGGGTTTTGTGGTCTGTTCTTTTGTGCCGCGTCTTTTTGATTTTCATCCCCTGGCTATTCCTGCGCCTTATAATCATTCTAATATCGATTCTGATGAGGTGCTTTACTACGTTCGGGGCAATTTTATGTCGCGCAAGGGTATTGAGGAAGCATCAATTACCCTTCATCCTCGGGGACTTCCTCATGGTCCTCATCCGGGTATGTATGAGGGAGCTATTGGTAAGCAAAAAACTGATGAATTAGCGGTTATGATTGATACTTTTCGTCCTCTGCGGCTCACTAAGCAGGCGCTTTTATTGGAAGATTCTGAATATCTTTATAGTTGGATGATTTAA
- the hppD gene encoding 4-hydroxyphenylpyruvate dioxygenase — protein MKDFCPIKRFDHLEFYVGNALGAAVFYSKLFGFTETAYRGLETGSREIASYVMEQGEIRFVLSSGLSPDHPISQSVLKHGDAIAVIALEVPDVVSAYKETTSRGAVGVIEPTEDEDGQGIFRYAAIRGYGDVLIKFVDRSDYKGVFAPYFERRYGVTSQDTGLKTIDHIVGNVESGMMDHWVRFFEETMGFSVLVHFDDQTISTEYSALMSKVMQDSTGKIKFPINEPALSKGKSQIQEYLEYNQGAGIQHVALATDNIIETVTRMRKAGVEFLHTPKSYYENLAQRVGNLEEPIEQLAELEILVDYDHQGYLLQIFTQPVQDRPTLFFEIIQRQGAQGFGEGNFKALFEAIEREQVLRGNL, from the coding sequence ATGAAGGATTTTTGTCCGATTAAGCGATTTGATCATCTTGAGTTTTATGTTGGGAATGCTTTAGGGGCGGCTGTTTTTTATTCTAAGTTGTTTGGCTTTACTGAGACAGCTTATCGGGGACTGGAAACGGGTAGCCGTGAAATTGCTTCTTATGTGATGGAACAAGGTGAGATTCGCTTTGTTTTAAGTTCGGGGTTAAGTCCTGACCATCCTATCTCTCAAAGTGTGTTAAAGCATGGTGATGCTATTGCGGTTATTGCTTTGGAGGTTCCTGACGTGGTGAGTGCTTATAAGGAAACTACCAGTCGTGGTGCTGTGGGGGTTATTGAACCGACTGAGGATGAAGATGGACAGGGGATTTTTCGTTATGCGGCTATTCGAGGTTATGGGGATGTGTTAATTAAGTTTGTAGACCGTAGTGATTATAAGGGGGTTTTTGCTCCTTATTTTGAGCGGCGCTATGGGGTGACTTCTCAAGATACGGGTTTAAAGACCATCGATCATATTGTGGGAAATGTTGAGTCTGGAATGATGGACCATTGGGTACGCTTTTTTGAGGAGACAATGGGTTTTAGTGTTTTGGTGCATTTTGATGATCAGACCATTTCGACAGAGTATTCGGCTTTAATGTCTAAGGTGATGCAAGATAGTACCGGTAAAATTAAGTTTCCTATTAATGAACCGGCGTTGAGTAAGGGTAAGTCCCAGATTCAAGAATATTTGGAATATAATCAAGGGGCGGGTATTCAGCACGTGGCTTTAGCGACGGATAATATTATTGAAACGGTAACTCGCATGAGAAAGGCGGGGGTAGAGTTTCTCCATACCCCTAAAAGTTATTATGAAAATTTAGCTCAACGGGTGGGAAATCTCGAGGAACCTATTGAGCAATTGGCAGAGCTAGAAATTTTAGTGGATTATGATCATCAGGGGTATTTACTCCAGATTTTCACCCAACCGGTGCAAGACCGTCCGACTCTGTTTTTTGAAATTATTCAACGTCAAGGCGCTCAAGGTTTCGGAGAGGGGAATTTTAAAGCGTTGTTTGAGGCTATTGAACGAGAACAGGTTCTAAGAGGAAATTTATAG